The Tripterygium wilfordii isolate XIE 37 chromosome 17, ASM1340144v1, whole genome shotgun sequence genome has a window encoding:
- the LOC119981989 gene encoding protein EXORDIUM-like 2 has translation MASIYHSTILLLLLLLPLCFLTPPPVSATRKLTALVEQQPLVLKYHNGALLKGNITVNLVWYGKFTPVQRSVIVDFINSLNYNGAPLPSTASWWKTTAKYRGGPSIITVGKQTLLEDYSLGKVLKNSYLPALASKANFLNSINVVLTAKDVAVDGFCMSRCGTHGSTRPTGGLKRGAYVWVGNSETQCPGQCAWPFHQPIYGPQTPPLVAPNGDVGVDGMIINLATVLANAVTNPFNQGYFQGPPTAPLEAVSACTGLFGSGAYPGYPGQLLVDKVTGASYNAHGVNGRKYLLPAMWDPQTSACKTLV, from the coding sequence ATGGCTTCTATTTACCATTCTAccattctccttctccttcttctgcTTCCTCTCTGCTTTCTCACTCCTCCTCCTGTTTCCGCTACCCGAAAACTCACTGCTCTTGTTGAGCAGCAACCGCTTGTACTTAAATACCATAACGGTGCGCTCTTGAAAGGCAACATCACCGTTAATCTAGTCTGGTACGGGAAGTTCACGCCCGTTCAGCGGTCGGTGATCGTCGACTTCATAAACTCTCTGAACTACAACGGGGCCCCACTCCCTTCCACCGCATCTTGGTGGAAAACAACCGCCAAGTACCGTGGTGGTCCCTCCATCATCACCGTCGGGAAACAAACCCTCCTCGAAGACTACTCTCTGGGAAAAGTCCTCAAGAACTCCTACTTGCCCGCTCTAGCTTCCAAGGCGAACTTCCTGAACTCGATCAACGTTGTTCTCACTGCCAAGGACGTCGCCGTCGACGGATTCTGTATGTCCCGGTGTGGGACCCATGGGTCAACTCGCCCGACTGGAGGGTTGAAACGGGGTGCGTATGTCTGGGTCGGTAACTCGGAGACTCAGTGTCCGGGCCAATGCGCCTGGCCTTTCCACCAGCCCATTTACGGCCCACAGACACCGCCTTTAGTCGCCCCTAACGGAGACGTCGGAGTTGACGGTATGATCATAAACTTGGCAACCGTGTTGGCTAACGCCGTCACGAACCCGTTTAACCAAGGTTACTTCCAAGGCCCTCCTACTGCACCGCTGGAGGCGGTGTCTGCTTGCACGGGTCTGTTCGGGTCCGGAGCGTACCCGGGATATCCGGGTCAGTTGTTAGTGGATAAGGTCACGGGCGCGAGCTATAACGCGCACGGGGTTAACGGGAGAAAATATTTGTTGCCCGCCATGTGGGATCCGCAGACGAGCGCGTGCAAGACACTCGTGTGA
- the LOC119983195 gene encoding NADH:quinone reductase-like — protein sequence MGWKGILGFEYGIVQAPLGADISGPELVAAVANAGGLGFLKAPDWESTDYLRGLIRKTRELTDKPFGVAVVLAFPHEDNIRTILEEKVAVLEVFWGKCSKELVLQAHRAGVKIVPQVGGVEEAREAINAGVDAIIVQGREAGGHVIGQEGLISLLPRVVDLVGDHNIPVIAAGGIVDARGYVAALALGAHGVCLGTRFVATVESHAHPLYKRKLVELEKTEYTDVFGRARWPDAPQRALATPFFSNWELLPHENELNQPVIGHSTIHGQEKEIRRFAGNVPNAIATGDVESMAMYAGEGVGLIKEIIPAGEVVRRLVEGAQLLIQQKFSDM from the exons ATGGGTTGGAAAGGGATATTGGGGTTTGAGTATGGGATTGTTCAGGCACCATTGGGGGCTGATATATCTGGTCCTGAGCTTGTGGCGGCTGTTGCTAATGCCGGTGGACTTGGATTTCTCAAGGCTCctgattgg GAGTCGACGGATTACTTGCGTGGGCTGATAAGGAAGACACGTGAATTGACTGACAAGCCATTTGGGGTTGCTGTTGTTCTGGCATTTCCCCATGAAGATAACATAAGGACTATACTGGAGGAAAAGGTTGCAGTTTTGGAAGTGTTTTGGGGAAAGTGTTCGAAGGAGCTTGTACTTCAAGCTCATCGTGCTGGGGTCAAGATTGTTCCCCAA GTTGGGGGTGTTGAAGAAGCTAGAGAAGCAATCAATGCCGGTGTAGACGCAATTATTGTCCAAGGACGTGAGGCTGGAGGGCATGTAATTGGTCAG GAGGGTTTGATTTCATTGTTGCCAAGGGTCGTTGATCTTGTCGGAGACCACAACATACCTGTAATTGCTGCTGGGGGTATTGTGGATGCACGTGGTTATGTTGCAGCATTGGCTCTAGGTGCTCATGGTGTCTGCTTGGGCACAAG GTTCGTTGCTACTGTAGAAAGCCATGCTCATCCTTTATACAAGAGGAAATTGGTTGAACTGGAGAAAACTGAGTACACAGATGTATTTGGCAGGGCAAGGTGGCCTGATGCTCCACAACGGGCCCTTGCTACTCCTTTCTTCAGCAATTGGGAATTGCTTCCTCATGAAAATGAGTTGAACCAGCCTGTCATAGGCCATTCGACGATACATGGACAG GAAAAAGAGATTCGACGTTTTGCTGGTAACGTTCCAAATGCAATAGCAACTGGCGATGTTGAGAGTATGGCTATGTATGCTGGAGAAGGTGTAGGCCTTATCAAAGAAATCATACCTGCCGGTGAAGTGGTTAGGAGACTTGTTGAAGGGGCTCAGCTTTTGATCCAGCAAAAATTCTCAGACATGTAA
- the LOC119981988 gene encoding phospho-2-dehydro-3-deoxyheptonate aldolase 2, chloroplastic-like, producing MSLTTSSSLPSKSLLFDRRHHHHHRRSRLFFPVSPKPSISAIHSADPTKPQLSTTPSLPTTWTLDSWKSKQALQLPDYPDKEALESVLQTLSTFPPIVFAGEARKLEDRLGQAAFGNAFLLQGGDCAESFKEFNANNIRDTFRVLLQMGVVLMFGGQMPVIKVGRMAGQFAKPRSGSFEEKDGVKLPSYRGDNVNGDAFDAESRVPDPQRMIRAYTQSVATLNLLRAFATGGYAAMQRVSQWNLDFAKNSEQGDRYRELGHRVDEALGFMAAAGLGVGHPIMTTTEFWTSHECLLLPYEQAFTREDSTSGLYYDCSAHMLWVGERTRQLDCAHVEFLRGISNPLGIKVSDKMDPNELVRLIDILNPQNKPGRITVIVRMGAENMRVKLPHLIRAVRRAGQIVTWVSDPMHGNTIKAPSGLKTRSFDAIRAEVRAFFDVHDQEGSYPGGVHLEMTGQNVTECLGGSQTITYDDLSSRYHTHCDPRLNASQSLELAFIIAERLRKRRLASRHLSPSAGFYNA from the exons ATGTCTCTTACCACGTCCTcctccctcccctccaaatccctcctgTTCGACCGccgtcaccaccaccaccaccgtcgcAGCCGCCTTTTCTTCCCTGTTTCTCCTAAACCCTCCATCTCGGCAATTCACTCAGCTGACCCCACCAAGCCCCAACTCTCTACCACCCCATCGCTCCCCACCACATGGACTCTCGATAGTTGGAAATCCAAGCAAGCCCTCCAGCTCCCTGATTACCCTGACAAAGAAGCCCTGGAATCTGTTCTTCAGACGCTCTCCACCTTTCCTCCAATCGTCTTCGCCGGCGAGGCCCGGAAACTCGAAGACAGACTCGGCCAGGCGGCTTTCGGCAACGCCTTCTTGCTTCAGGGTGGTGACTGCGCTGAAAGCTTCAAGGAATTCAATGCCAACAACATTCGTGACACATTCCGCGTGCTTCTCCAGATGGGTGTCGTCCTTATGTTCGGCGGACAAATGCCTGTCATCAAG GTGGGGAGAATGGCTGGTCAATTTGCAAAGCCAAGATCTGGCTCATTCGAGGAGAAGGATGGGGTGAAGTTGCCTAGTTACAGAGGTGATAATGTGAATGGTGATGCGTTTGATGCAGAATCAAGGGTTCCAGATCCCCAAAGAATGATAAGGGCCTATACCCAGTCTGTGGCCACTTTGAATCTTCTAAGGGCTTTTGCCACTGGAGGTTATGCAGCCATGCAGAGAGTTTCCCAGTGGAATCTAGATTTTGCAAAGAACAGTGAGCAGGGTGATAG GTACCGTGAACTTGGTCACCGAGTTGATGAAGCATTGGGTTTCATGGCTGCTGCTGGACTCGGTGTTGGCCATCCAATCATGACAACAACAGAGTTCTGGACATCTCATGAGTGCCTTCTGTTGCCTTATGAGCAGGCATTCACTAGGGAGGATTCAACTTCTGGGCTTTACTATGATTGCTCTGCTCACATGCTTTGGGTTGGGGAACGCACCCGCCAACTTGATTGTGCTCATGTTGAGTTCTTGAGAGGGATTTCTAATCCCCTTGGTATCAAG GTGAGTGACAAGATGGATCCTAATGAACTAGTTAGACTCATAGATATACTAAATCCTCAGAACAAGCCCGGAAGAATAACAGTGATTGTAAGAATGGGAGCTGAGAACATGAGAGTGAAACTGCCACATTTGATAAGGGCAGTCCGCAGAGCAGGTCAAATTGTTACCTGGGTTAGCGACCCCATGCATGGCAACACCATCAAAGCTCCTTCTGGACTCAAAACACGTTCTTTTGATGCGATAAGG GCCGAGGTGAGAGCATTCTTTGATGTGCATGATCAAGAAGGTAGCTACCCTGGAGGAGTCCATTTGGAGATGACTGGGCAGAATGTAACAGAATGCTTGGGAGGCTCGCAAACTATAACCTACGATGATCTGAGCTCACGGTATCACACTCATTGTGACCCACGGCTTAATGCTTCTCAATCTCTGGAGCTTGCCTTCATTATTGCTGAACGGTTACGGAAAAGAAGGCTTGCATCGCGTCACCTGTCTCCATCCGCGGGGTTCTACAACGCGTAA
- the LOC119981990 gene encoding polyadenylate-binding protein 2-like, translated as MEGDVEMDVADNSTSKEAELDDMNARLKEMEDEAAALREMQAKVEKEMSSAQDSATAAASQTNKEEVDARSVFVGNVDYSCTPEEVQQHFQACGTVNRVTIRTDKFGQPKGYAYVEFLEVEAVQEALLLNESELHGRQLKVTAKRTNVPGMKQFRGRRPNPYMGLRARGAYMPSPFMYSPYGYGKVPRFRAPMRYNPYY; from the exons ATGGAAGGCGATGTGGAGATGGACGTCGCAGACAACAGTACCAGTAAAGAAGCA GAACTGGACGATATGAATGCGCGTCTGAAGGAGATGGAAGACGAAGCCGCTGCTCTGCGAGAGATGCAGGCCAAGGTTGAGAAGGAGATGAGTTCTGCGCAAG ATTCAGCAACCGCAGCTGCATCTCAGACAAATAAAGAGGAGGTTGATGCTCGTTCAGTATTTGTTGGCAAT GTGGATTATTCTTGTACACCTGAAGAAGTGCAGCAGCATTTCCAGGCATGTGGGACCGTTAATAGGGTCACTATTCGTACAGACAAGTTTGGACAACCAAAGGGTTATGCTTATGTGGAGTTCCTTGAAGTAGAGGCAGTTCAGGAAGCTCTCCTTCTGAATGAATCTGAACTTCACGGCCGACAATTGAAG GTCACTGCTAAGCGGACCAATGTTCCCGGAATGAAGCAATTTCGAGGTCGCAGACCCAATCCTTATATGGGACTTCGAGCTAGGGGGGCATATATGCCATCTCCTTTTATGTATTCTCCTTATGGATACGG GAAGGTCCCAAGGTTCCGGGCACCTATGCGTTATAACCCTTACTACTGA